Proteins encoded in a region of the Moritella marina ATCC 15381 genome:
- a CDS encoding phosphoribosyltransferase domain-containing protein, which yields MNYNFDTQAGLISLKVLNTKKPVDDLLTFACRQNPKRSFMLVSKVLGRYTPTKPNVMREVYNYLSQAVEGDKLTYVVSLAEAATGLGAGVADSLARKQQSKVYFQHTTRHRLDVPLWFTVDEAHSHAVNHMFYAPKAELLDGIRQSNRLVVIDDEITTGRTIKLLITSLLKKLDNIDEIKILSLVNLLDEDLRLKEDDFGIKINYFSLMDAQISIDPKDDFRPELPQNVDAGLCESHSSADLGRCGMLMPYTGDLPNIKSSNKMTIVANGEHQYIPFLVAEQHENQGCHVLYQSINRSPLLVGESIDNKLAFSFNGSELEHYIYNFYPENRDVYVLLESESARDKHDFAREYPLRCVEVA from the coding sequence ATGAATTACAATTTCGATACCCAAGCAGGGCTCATTTCTCTTAAAGTATTAAACACGAAAAAGCCGGTGGACGATTTATTAACATTCGCCTGTCGTCAAAACCCTAAACGTAGTTTTATGCTGGTAAGTAAAGTGCTTGGCCGATACACACCGACAAAACCGAACGTGATGAGAGAAGTTTATAACTATTTATCACAGGCGGTTGAAGGTGATAAATTAACTTACGTTGTTAGCTTGGCAGAAGCGGCAACCGGATTAGGCGCTGGTGTTGCAGATAGTCTAGCAAGAAAACAACAATCTAAGGTTTATTTTCAACATACGACACGCCATAGATTAGATGTTCCGCTGTGGTTTACAGTCGATGAAGCACATAGCCACGCCGTTAATCATATGTTTTATGCACCGAAAGCAGAATTGCTTGATGGCATTCGTCAATCGAATCGCTTAGTGGTTATTGATGATGAGATCACGACGGGTCGTACAATTAAATTATTGATTACCAGTCTATTAAAGAAATTAGACAATATTGATGAAATTAAAATTCTGTCTTTAGTTAACCTGTTAGATGAGGACTTGAGACTAAAGGAAGACGATTTCGGTATTAAAATTAATTACTTTTCATTAATGGATGCGCAAATATCTATCGACCCAAAAGACGATTTCAGACCTGAATTACCTCAAAATGTAGACGCAGGACTATGTGAATCGCATTCATCAGCAGATTTGGGCCGATGCGGTATGCTAATGCCATATACGGGTGATTTACCAAACATAAAATCATCCAATAAAATGACTATAGTGGCGAATGGTGAGCATCAATACATCCCGTTTTTAGTTGCAGAGCAGCATGAAAACCAGGGTTGTCATGTATTGTACCAATCAATTAATCGATCACCGTTATTAGTAGGCGAATCGATTGATAACAAATTAGCTTTCTCATTTAATGGCAGTGAACTTGAACACTATATCTATAACTTCTATCCAGAAAATAGGGATGTATATGTGCTACTCGAGAGCGAAAGTGCCAGAGATAAGCATGATTTTGCAAGAGAGTATCCATTGCGCTGTGTTGAAGTGGCTTAG